One region of Oreochromis aureus strain Israel breed Guangdong linkage group 19, ZZ_aureus, whole genome shotgun sequence genomic DNA includes:
- the rsrp1 gene encoding arginine/serine-rich protein 1 encodes MAKGTGSHSEMARARQSDGLNVIFDQKSPTSSRSYSRSRSRSRSVSRSSYDSSRSSGSYRGRDRRRRYYRSSSSSSSSSSSSSSSRSRSSSRSRSRSYPRCHRRSSCCRCDDHSRSSRGRSRRSPPRRYRAHSRSFSRSPDRYSNRRRYRSPSRSRSRSRSRSSFRWSRSRGRVSQYRCRFSRSPSRSRSRSVGRSVSLSLRDKRELLEAAKANAMKILGVEKLELPESVKPILSEPKREPEKRVRHGSEKTAAQGTEEEPDDDSSPRSSQKGKIAFSINNSVAKPTSAAPPTAKVTPRVDSVESRKPYGQWIPVRSGQSSSARKHT; translated from the exons ATGGCCAAGGGAACAGGCTCTCATTCTGAAATGGCCCGTGCTCGCCAGAGCGATGGCCTCAATGTGATCTTTGACCAGAAAAGCCCCACCTCATCCCGATCCTACTCCAGGTCACGCTCCAGATCCCGCTCTGTGTCCAGGAGCAGCTATGACAGCAGCCGCTCCTCAGGCTCTTACAGAGGGCGGGATAGACGCAGACGCTATTacagatcatcatcatcatcatcttcttcatcgTCCTCATCATCTTCTTCCAGGAGCAGGTCCTCCTCTCGCTCCAGGTCACGCTCCTACCCCCGCTGCCACAGACGCTCCTCTTGCTGTCGATGTGACGACCACAGCAGAAGTAGCAGAGGTCGTTCTCGTCGTTCCCCACCCCGCCGTTACAGGGCCCACTCTCGCTCATTCAGCCGCTCACCAGACAGATACTCAAATCGCAGACGGTACAGGTCTCCCTCCAGGTCCCGCTCAAGGTCCCGATCCAGGTCATCCTTCCGCTGGAGCAGGTCCAGGGGCCGCGTGAGCCAGTATCGATGCAGATTTTCAAGATCCCCATCCAGGAGCCGATCCCGATCTGTTGGACGTTCTGTCAGCCTCAGTCTGCGTG ATAAACGGGAACTCCTCGAAGCTGCAAAGGCCAACGCCATGAAGATCCTGGGAGTGGAGAAACTGGAACTTCCTGAGAGCGTGAAACCAATCCTGTCAGAACCTAAGCGTGAGCCAGAGAAAAGGGTGAGACACGGCTCTGAAAAGACCGCAGCACAG GGCACAGAGGAGGAGCCTGATGACGACTCCAGCCCGAGGTCATCCCAGAAAGGAAAAATCGCTTTCAGCATTAAC aaCTCTGTTGCTAAGCCAACATCGGCAGCTCCTCCTACAGCAAAGGTAACTCCCCGAGTGGACAGCGTGGAGAGCAGGAAGCCCTATGGCCAGTGGATCCCAGTCAGATCAGGCCAATCCTCGAGTGCACGCAAACATACCTAA
- the syf2 gene encoding pre-mRNA-splicing factor syf2, giving the protein MASCSEESAATAEEEPTETVASQKREARLRKFRELHFKRNEARKLNHQEVVEEDKRLKLPSNWEAKKARLEWELAEDQKKKECAARGEEYSRVKLLDITADDAERWERKKKKKNPDTGFAGYAEAQFRQYQRLTKQIRPDMENYEKQKEESGEDFHPTSNSLIYGTHVPTKDGIDRMVEDVEKQIEKRSKYSRRRAYNDDADIDYINERNAKFNKKAERFYGKYTAEIKQNLERGTAV; this is encoded by the exons ATGGCGTCTTGTAGCGAG GAGTCTGCTGCAACTGCCGAAGAGGAGCCGACTGAAACCGTCGCGTCCCAGAAGAGAGAAGCGAGACTGCGAAAATTTCGAGAGCTGCATTTCAAACGA AATGAAGCACGTAAGCTCAATCACCAGGAGGTTGTGGAGGAAGACAAGAGGTTGAAGCTGCCCTCAAACTGGGAGGCTAAGAAAGCCCGACTGGAGTGGGAGCTTGCCGAAGATCAAAAGAAAAAG GAGTGTGCTGCTCGTGGGGAGGAGTATAGCAGAGTGaaactgctggacatcactgctgacgatgcagagaggtgggagaggaaaaagaagaaaaagaatccTGACACAGGATTTGCAG GTTATGCAGAGGCCCAGTTCCGGCAGTACCAAAGGCTTACCAAGCAGATCAGGCCAGACATGGAAAATTACGAGAAGCAAAAGGAGGAAAG CGGTGAGGACTTCCACCCCACATCCAATAGCCTGATCTACGGCACCCATGTTCCCACAAAGGATGGCATTGACCGCATGGTGGAGGATGTTGAGAAACA GATCGAGAAGCGGTCCAAGTACAGCCGACGCAGGGCCTACAACGACGACGCCGACATCGACTACATCAACGAGAGGAACGCCAAGTTCAACAAGAAGGCGGAGCGTTTCTATGGCAAATACACAGCAGAGATCAAGCAAAACCTGGAGAGGGGCACAGCAGTGTAG